In Phreatobacter stygius, a genomic segment contains:
- a CDS encoding ABC transporter ATP-binding protein: protein MNTGKNLSGDDPIRAGNGQTPILEVANLKKWFPVGGGLFGRGARQVKAVDDVSFTMRPGEVLSLVGESGSGKTTVGRTVLRLTEPTGGKIDFEGTDITHMSRRQLRPLRRRMQLVFQDPFASLNPRMTIGEIVAAPLAIHGGFSRDERAAKVAETLQLVGLSAHFAERHPHELSGGQRQRVGIARALILRPSLLVADEPVSALDVSIQAQVVNLLLELKEMFGLTILFIAHDLAVVGHISDRIAVMYLGRLVEIAPTRILFEAPRHPYTEALFSAAPIPDPEIRRGRIILTGDIPSPLDPPSGCAFRTRCRYAQDACAVAVPPLRQVTPGHFSACIRDDIVLQASVSGSAVDVPA, encoded by the coding sequence ATGAACACCGGTAAGAATTTGAGCGGCGACGATCCGATCCGCGCCGGCAACGGCCAGACCCCGATCCTGGAGGTCGCCAACCTCAAGAAATGGTTCCCGGTCGGCGGCGGCCTGTTCGGCCGCGGCGCACGCCAGGTCAAGGCCGTCGACGACGTCTCCTTCACCATGCGCCCGGGCGAGGTCCTGAGCTTGGTCGGCGAGTCCGGTTCGGGCAAGACGACCGTCGGCCGCACCGTGCTGCGGCTGACCGAACCGACCGGCGGCAAGATCGATTTCGAAGGCACCGACATCACCCATATGTCGCGCCGTCAGCTCCGGCCGCTGCGCCGGCGCATGCAGCTGGTGTTCCAGGACCCCTTCGCCTCGCTCAATCCGCGCATGACCATTGGCGAGATCGTGGCAGCCCCGCTCGCCATCCACGGCGGCTTCAGCCGTGACGAGCGCGCGGCCAAGGTCGCCGAGACGCTGCAACTGGTTGGCCTTTCCGCCCATTTCGCCGAGCGCCACCCGCATGAACTGTCGGGCGGCCAGCGCCAGCGGGTCGGCATCGCCCGCGCGCTGATCCTCAGGCCGAGCCTCTTGGTCGCCGACGAGCCGGTCTCGGCGCTCGACGTCTCGATCCAGGCGCAGGTGGTCAACCTGCTCCTGGAGCTGAAGGAGATGTTCGGCCTGACCATCCTGTTCATCGCCCACGACCTGGCGGTGGTCGGCCATATCTCCGACCGTATCGCGGTGATGTATCTCGGCCGTCTGGTCGAGATCGCGCCGACCCGCATCCTGTTCGAGGCGCCGCGCCATCCCTATACCGAGGCCTTGTTCTCGGCGGCCCCCATTCCCGATCCCGAGATCCGGCGTGGCCGGATCATCCTGACCGGCGATATCCCGAGCCCGCTCGACCCGCCGTCCGGCTGCGCCTTCCGCACCCGCTGCCGTTATGCCCAAGACGCCTGCGCGGTGGCGGTGCCGCCGTTGCGCCAGGTCACGCCCGGCCATTTCTCCGCCTGCATCCGTGACGACATCGTCTTGCAGGCCTCGGTTTCCGGTTCCGCCGTCGACGTCCCGGCCTGA
- a CDS encoding NAD(P)/FAD-dependent oxidoreductase, translating to MSPPLNRIASDERLPEAADVVVIGGGVIGVSAAYHLAKKGHSVALVEKGHVGAEQSSRNWGWCRQQGRARAEIPLAREALRLWDDMQADAGQDAGFRRTGVLFMTKDPAEAAAWERWAAIARDEQVHSTVLTPAEINAKLPGNTEKWTAGLYTPSDGRAEPSMAVPALAAAARKHGVTLHQDCAARGMETEGGRVSAVVTEKGRIRTRSVLLAGGAWSSLFCRRHGIDLPIGLVDATACRTTPAPEITMGALGTTDYCVRRRLDGGFTLALRGRGTVQLTPDILRYAKAFWPTFLERRKGLKLRFGAAFFEQLTRDSKWSFDKPSPFEAERVRDPAPDMQLVETALAGFVASNPALAGITIAEAWGGTIDSTPDTVPVISGVEKLPGLTLATGFSGHGFGIGPGAGRLAADIVAGDTPYVDASAYDYKRLIDGRPLAPVGLF from the coding sequence ATGTCCCCGCCCCTTAACCGCATCGCCAGCGACGAGCGCCTGCCGGAGGCTGCCGACGTGGTGGTCATCGGCGGCGGCGTCATTGGCGTCTCCGCCGCCTACCATCTGGCCAAGAAGGGCCATTCGGTCGCCCTCGTCGAGAAGGGCCATGTCGGCGCCGAGCAGTCGAGCCGCAACTGGGGCTGGTGCCGCCAGCAGGGTCGGGCGCGTGCCGAAATCCCGCTGGCGCGCGAGGCGCTGAGGCTGTGGGACGACATGCAGGCCGATGCCGGCCAGGATGCCGGCTTCCGCCGCACCGGCGTGCTGTTCATGACCAAGGATCCGGCGGAAGCCGCCGCCTGGGAGCGCTGGGCGGCGATCGCCCGCGACGAGCAGGTCCATTCGACCGTGCTGACGCCGGCCGAGATCAACGCCAAGCTGCCGGGCAATACCGAAAAATGGACCGCCGGGCTCTACACGCCGAGCGACGGCCGCGCCGAACCGTCCATGGCGGTGCCGGCGCTGGCCGCCGCCGCCCGCAAGCACGGCGTCACCTTGCACCAGGACTGCGCCGCCCGCGGCATGGAAACCGAGGGCGGCCGGGTCAGCGCCGTCGTCACCGAAAAGGGCCGCATCCGCACCCGGTCCGTGCTGCTTGCCGGCGGCGCCTGGTCGTCGCTGTTCTGCCGCCGCCACGGCATCGACCTGCCGATCGGCCTGGTCGATGCCACCGCCTGCCGCACCACACCGGCGCCCGAGATCACCATGGGTGCGCTCGGCACCACGGATTATTGCGTCCGCCGGCGGCTCGACGGCGGCTTCACCCTGGCGCTGCGCGGCCGCGGCACGGTGCAGCTGACGCCCGATATCCTGCGTTATGCCAAAGCCTTCTGGCCGACCTTCCTGGAGCGCCGCAAGGGCCTGAAGCTGCGCTTCGGCGCGGCCTTCTTCGAGCAGCTGACGCGCGACAGCAAGTGGAGCTTCGACAAGCCCTCGCCCTTCGAGGCCGAGCGCGTGCGCGATCCGGCGCCCGACATGCAACTGGTCGAGACCGCGCTGGCCGGTTTCGTCGCCTCCAATCCGGCGCTCGCCGGCATCACCATTGCCGAGGCCTGGGGCGGCACCATCGATTCGACCCCCGACACCGTGCCGGTCATCTCAGGCGTCGAAAAGCTGCCGGGCCTGACGCTCGCCACCGGCTTCTCGGGCCATGGCTTCGGCATCGGTCCGGGCGCTGGCCGGCTCGCCGCCGACATCGTCGCCGGCGACACGCCTTATGTCGATGCCAGCGCCTATGACTACAAGCGCCTGATCGACGGCCGGCCGCTGGCGCCGGTGGGGCTGTTTTAA